From the genome of Candidatus Buchananbacteria bacterium, one region includes:
- a CDS encoding glycosyltransferase, which translates to MSSQTPKISVIMPFYNAAAFLAPALESILNQTFRDFELILINDASTDNSDQIVQRYLTDQRIIYIKNKVNQGIVFNLNLALQRAQSEIIARMDGDDVCEPDRFAKQYEFLQQHPEVAAVGSFIKIIDENGKIIDQRTKPVDFEQMKKKLLVYSPVVHASLLYRKSAVLALGGYRDKYLYCEDIDLFYRLVYSGHILANIPEFLYYYRYHHDSVAHRSKLLAKKMLLLRHETITSFSLKVPRKQWLMIYLQYFIGIGLSGRQRQMFEGWYKKIFYHGK; encoded by the coding sequence ATGAGTTCTCAAACGCCAAAGATTTCAGTTATTATGCCATTTTATAACGCGGCGGCGTTTTTAGCCCCGGCGTTAGAAAGTATTTTAAATCAAACCTTTCGTGACTTTGAATTAATTTTAATTAATGATGCTTCAACTGATAATTCCGACCAGATTGTTCAGCGCTATTTAACCGACCAGCGTATCATTTATATTAAAAATAAGGTTAATCAGGGGATTGTTTTTAATCTTAATCTGGCTTTACAGCGGGCTCAATCTGAAATTATCGCCCGCATGGATGGCGATGACGTTTGCGAACCGGATCGTTTTGCTAAACAGTATGAATTTTTGCAGCAGCATCCCGAGGTTGCGGCGGTTGGCAGCTTTATTAAAATTATTGATGAAAATGGAAAAATAATTGATCAACGGACTAAACCGGTTGATTTTGAACAGATGAAAAAGAAACTTCTGGTTTATTCGCCTGTCGTCCACGCCAGCTTATTGTACCGAAAATCAGCAGTTTTAGCCCTTGGCGGTTATCGTGATAAATATCTTTATTGCGAAGATATTGATTTGTTTTATCGCTTGGTCTATTCAGGACATATCTTAGCGAATATACCAGAATTTTTATATTATTATCGTTATCATCATGATTCGGTAGCTCATCGGTCAAAATTATTGGCCAAAAAAATGTTGTTACTTAGGCATGAAACGATTACGAGTTTTAGTTTAAAGGTACCTAGAAAGCAGTGGTTGATGATCTATTTGCAATATTTTATCGGTATCGGGCTGTCTGGCCGTCAGCGGCAGATGTTTGAAGGCTGGTATAAGAAAATTTTTTATCATGGTAAATAA
- a CDS encoding glycosyltransferase family 2 protein, which yields MAKLISVIIPVNNEEANIPLIYQAVKDQLIKLGSDFDYEIIFVDDGSTDKSNFAVTRLCDADPKVKLIEFSRNFGKEVATTAGLHEASGDAAIIIDADLQHPASLIPDFVARWTQGFDMVVGVRNNNESESVIKRLGSVAFYKAMKLIGETKLASRTTDYRIIDRKVIDEFKRFTEHNRITRGLLDWLGFKKEYIYFTALTRQHGKPSYSKIKLVKLALSTFVSHSLFPLKFAGYLGIIIVSFSGPLGLFIFIDKYILDDATGFNFSGPAILALINMFFTGIILSSLGLIALYIADIQSEVTNRPMYVVRSRKNLKQQ from the coding sequence ATGGCTAAACTAATTTCTGTCATTATTCCGGTTAATAACGAAGAGGCTAACATCCCTTTGATTTATCAGGCGGTAAAAGACCAGCTGATCAAATTGGGTAGTGATTTTGATTATGAAATAATTTTTGTGGATGATGGCAGTACTGATAAAAGCAATTTTGCAGTTACCCGACTATGCGATGCTGATCCAAAAGTTAAATTAATTGAATTTTCCCGTAACTTCGGTAAAGAGGTTGCGACCACTGCTGGGTTGCATGAAGCATCCGGAGATGCAGCAATTATTATTGATGCTGATCTGCAACATCCGGCGTCGTTAATTCCGGATTTCGTAGCTCGCTGGACTCAGGGATTTGATATGGTTGTTGGCGTTCGAAATAATAATGAATCAGAAAGTGTCATTAAACGTTTAGGTTCGGTGGCCTTTTACAAGGCAATGAAGCTGATTGGCGAAACCAAATTGGCAAGCCGGACCACCGATTACCGAATTATTGATCGTAAGGTGATTGATGAATTCAAACGTTTTACTGAGCATAACCGAATTACCCGGGGTTTACTTGATTGGCTTGGCTTTAAGAAAGAGTATATTTACTTTACGGCCCTCACTCGCCAACACGGTAAGCCGTCATATTCAAAAATCAAATTAGTAAAATTGGCACTTTCAACATTTGTCTCACATAGTTTATTCCCGTTAAAATTTGCGGGCTATCTTGGTATTATTATTGTTTCATTTTCTGGGCCGCTTGGTTTATTTATTTTTATTGATAAATATATTTTGGATGACGCGACCGGCTTTAATTTTTCCGGCCCGGCCATTTTGGCGCTAATTAATATGTTTTTTACCGGTATTATTTTAAGTTCGCTTGGTTTAATCGCTTTGTATATCGCCGACATTCAAAGCGAAGTGACAAACCGGCCGATGTATGTAGTGCGGTCTCGTAAAAATTTGAAACAGCAATAA
- a CDS encoding glycosyltransferase family 2 protein: MPKVSVLMPAHNASTYLGESIQSILNQNFKDFEFVIVDDASTDGTWSILEQYAATDDRIKIVRNQENLGIAATRNRLLGLATGEYIAWQDADDISQPWRLNKQVSVLDQNPHIGICGGYLEFFNKNKVLGVRRYAATDKMLRQNIFRFSPVAQPVAMIRREAINRAGHFESGIDVAEDLLMSFKIGQWYQFANVPEVLLRYRQQSNSITFKKLKTLELNTLKIRNEFRTNPAYQFRFADAAYNLLQLVTLYLSPVSLRIWLFNTLRNSKR; the protein is encoded by the coding sequence ATGCCAAAAGTTTCTGTTTTAATGCCGGCTCACAATGCATCGACTTACCTCGGTGAGTCGATTCAAAGTATTCTTAATCAAAATTTTAAAGATTTTGAGTTTGTTATTGTTGACGACGCTTCGACCGACGGTACGTGGTCGATACTTGAGCAGTATGCCGCTACTGATGATCGGATTAAAATTGTTCGTAATCAAGAAAATTTAGGCATTGCCGCCACCAGAAACCGTTTGTTAGGTTTGGCAACCGGTGAATATATTGCCTGGCAGGACGCTGATGATATTTCGCAGCCATGGCGGTTGAATAAGCAGGTTAGTGTACTTGATCAAAACCCTCATATTGGCATCTGCGGCGGGTATCTGGAATTTTTTAATAAAAACAAAGTTTTAGGGGTTCGCCGTTATGCGGCAACTGACAAGATGCTGCGACAGAATATTTTTCGTTTTTCGCCGGTTGCTCAACCGGTTGCCATGATTCGCCGTGAAGCGATCAACCGCGCCGGTCATTTTGAATCCGGAATTGACGTTGCCGAAGATTTATTGATGTCTTTTAAAATTGGTCAGTGGTATCAATTTGCCAATGTTCCTGAGGTATTATTGCGATATCGCCAACAGTCTAATTCCATTACGTTTAAAAAATTAAAAACGTTGGAATTAAATACCTTAAAAATCAGAAATGAATTTCGCACCAATCCGGCCTATCAATTCAGGTTTGCTGATGCTGCCTATAACTTGTTGCAGTTAGTGACATTGTATCTTTCGCCGGTTAGTTTAAGAATTTGGCTATTTAATACTTTGCGCAATTCAAAACGATGA